Proteins from one Embleya scabrispora genomic window:
- a CDS encoding amidohydrolase, with protein sequence MTTLLLRNGAVHSPADPFATAMVVENDTIAWIGAEGAAAAHVDAVDAVLDLGGALVTPAFVDAHVHATATGLAATGLDLTGAPSLAHALTALEEHTKARGLSGPGRVVLGHGWDDTGWPEGRPPTPAELDRATGGATVYLSRTDVHSAACSPALLALVPGEHGDTPLAGAAHHVARAAAYAALTPADRLAAQRVTRERAAALGIGTLHECGGPEIAGEADFRALAVLAAEEAGPDVLGYWGALAHDAEHARALRADLGAHGLGGDLFIDGSLGSHTACLHAPYADDPGTGLTHLDAEQVATHLAACTRAGIQAGFHAIGDAAIGAILAAARDLIAGPHAAAFRALRHRVEHAELLDADAVQAFAELGLTASVQPAFDAAWGGPDGMYVRRLGAERAALMNPLAALSAAGVPLAFGSDAPVTPLDPWGTIRAAAFHRTPGQRISVRAAFAAHTRGGHRAAGRDDAGVLVPGAPATYAVWDTTELVVQAPDTRLSGWSTDPRSGTPGLPDLDPGLPLPRCLRTAVRGTTVYAAEGALDPA encoded by the coding sequence ATGACCACGCTCCTCCTGCGCAACGGCGCCGTGCACAGTCCGGCCGATCCCTTCGCGACCGCCATGGTCGTCGAGAACGACACCATCGCCTGGATCGGCGCCGAGGGGGCGGCCGCGGCGCACGTCGACGCCGTCGACGCGGTGCTCGACCTCGGCGGCGCGCTGGTCACCCCGGCGTTCGTCGACGCGCACGTGCACGCCACCGCGACCGGCCTCGCCGCGACCGGGCTCGACCTGACCGGCGCGCCGTCGTTGGCCCACGCGCTGACCGCGCTGGAGGAGCACACGAAGGCGCGCGGACTGTCCGGGCCGGGCCGCGTCGTGCTCGGGCACGGCTGGGACGACACCGGCTGGCCCGAGGGACGCCCGCCCACTCCCGCCGAGTTGGACCGCGCCACCGGCGGCGCGACCGTGTACCTGTCCCGAACCGACGTGCACTCCGCCGCCTGCTCGCCCGCGCTGCTCGCGCTGGTCCCGGGCGAGCACGGCGACACGCCGCTCGCCGGTGCCGCGCACCACGTCGCGCGGGCCGCCGCCTACGCCGCGCTGACTCCGGCCGACCGGCTCGCCGCGCAGCGCGTCACGCGGGAGCGGGCCGCCGCGCTGGGCATCGGGACGCTGCACGAGTGCGGTGGGCCGGAGATCGCCGGCGAGGCCGACTTTCGCGCGCTGGCCGTGCTCGCCGCCGAGGAGGCCGGTCCGGACGTTTTGGGCTATTGGGGCGCGCTCGCGCACGACGCCGAGCACGCCCGCGCGCTGCGGGCCGATCTGGGCGCGCACGGCCTCGGCGGCGACCTGTTCATCGACGGCTCGCTCGGCTCGCACACCGCGTGCCTGCACGCGCCCTATGCCGACGACCCCGGCACCGGGTTGACCCATCTGGACGCCGAGCAGGTGGCCACGCACCTCGCCGCGTGCACCCGGGCCGGGATCCAGGCCGGCTTCCACGCCATCGGCGACGCCGCGATCGGCGCGATCCTGGCCGCCGCGCGCGATCTGATCGCCGGACCGCACGCGGCCGCGTTCCGGGCCCTGCGACACCGGGTCGAACACGCCGAACTCCTCGACGCCGACGCGGTGCAGGCCTTTGCCGAACTCGGCCTGACCGCGTCCGTACAGCCCGCCTTCGACGCCGCGTGGGGCGGCCCGGACGGCATGTACGTGCGCCGCCTCGGCGCCGAACGCGCCGCGCTGATGAACCCGCTGGCCGCGCTCAGCGCCGCCGGCGTCCCGCTCGCGTTCGGCTCCGACGCGCCGGTGACCCCGCTCGACCCGTGGGGCACGATCCGCGCCGCCGCCTTCCACCGCACGCCCGGGCAACGGATCAGCGTGCGCGCCGCGTTCGCCGCCCACACCCGCGGCGGCCACCGGGCCGCCGGTCGCGACGACGCGGGCGTGCTCGTGCCCGGCGCGCCCGCCACCTACGCGGTGTGGGACACCACCGAACTGGTCGTCCAAGCCCCCGACACCCGACTCTCCGGCTGGTCCACCGACCCGCGCTCGGGCACCCCGGGCCTGCCCGACCTGGATCCCGGGCTGCCGCTGCCGCGCTGCCTGCGCACCGCCGTACGAGGCACCACGGTGTACGCGGCCGAGGGAGCGCTCGACCCGGCGTGA
- a CDS encoding PLP-dependent aminotransferase family protein: MSAPHLTVSSTRLADLLHPWTTATQSAARTGPAYRTLADRIRALLLDGRIPLTARLPAERGLADRLGISRTTVAAAYELLRTDGYLTSRRGSGSWTTLPGTHTEIPTRGLSPSTTTGVIDLGVAALPGPGRALHQAVADATDSLPTYTTGHGYLPGGLPVLRETLAQRYTRRGVPTTSEQILVTPGALAAVTLVLRTLAGPGDRVAVESPTYANVLDAIRQAGNRPVPVPMTDTGWDVETWRDTLRTAAPRLAYLIPDYQNPTGHLADPGIRRTLADLARNTGTTLIVDETCHDLALDLDPVDRPLPMAAFDRTNNVVTIGSTSKTFWGGLRIGWIRATPDLVRRIAATRASFDVGAPVLDQLVTHHLITDHEDAILETRLPALRAARAALADALTEHLPDWTFSMPLGGLSLWVRTDGTSSLTLAETAARHGVRVAAGTHFGTDGAFEHHVRLPYAHDPATLTEAIRRLSAAVAETERTRPATYAGFSGAAIMA, from the coding sequence ATGAGTGCGCCTCACCTGACCGTCAGCAGCACCCGCCTCGCCGACCTCCTGCACCCTTGGACCACCGCAACCCAGTCCGCCGCGCGCACCGGCCCGGCGTACCGCACGCTCGCCGACCGCATCCGCGCCCTGCTCCTGGACGGTCGGATCCCGCTGACCGCGCGCCTGCCCGCGGAACGCGGCCTCGCCGACCGGCTCGGGATCAGCCGGACCACCGTCGCCGCCGCGTACGAGCTGCTGCGCACCGACGGCTACCTGACCAGCCGTCGCGGCTCCGGCAGCTGGACCACCCTGCCCGGGACGCACACCGAGATCCCCACCCGCGGGCTCAGCCCCAGCACGACCACCGGCGTGATCGACCTCGGCGTGGCGGCGCTGCCCGGTCCCGGCCGCGCGCTGCACCAGGCGGTCGCCGACGCCACCGACTCGCTGCCCACCTACACCACCGGCCACGGCTACCTGCCCGGCGGCCTGCCGGTGCTGCGCGAAACGCTCGCCCAGCGCTACACCCGCCGCGGCGTGCCCACCACATCCGAACAGATCCTGGTCACCCCCGGCGCCCTCGCCGCGGTGACCCTGGTGCTGCGTACGCTGGCCGGCCCCGGCGACCGGGTCGCGGTCGAATCACCCACCTACGCCAATGTGTTGGACGCGATCCGGCAGGCCGGGAACCGCCCGGTCCCGGTGCCGATGACGGACACCGGCTGGGACGTGGAGACCTGGCGCGACACGCTGCGCACCGCGGCGCCGCGACTGGCCTACCTGATCCCGGACTACCAGAACCCCACCGGCCACCTCGCCGACCCCGGGATCCGGCGCACGCTGGCGGACCTGGCCCGCAACACCGGCACCACGCTGATCGTCGACGAGACCTGCCACGACCTCGCCCTGGACCTGGACCCGGTGGACCGGCCGCTGCCGATGGCCGCGTTCGACCGGACCAACAACGTGGTCACCATCGGGTCCACGTCGAAGACCTTCTGGGGCGGCCTGCGGATCGGCTGGATCCGGGCCACCCCGGACCTGGTCCGGCGCATCGCGGCCACCCGTGCGTCCTTCGACGTGGGTGCCCCGGTGCTGGACCAGCTGGTCACCCACCACCTGATCACCGACCACGAGGACGCCATCCTGGAGACGCGACTGCCCGCGCTGCGCGCCGCCCGGGCGGCGCTGGCCGACGCGCTGACCGAGCACCTGCCCGACTGGACGTTCTCGATGCCCCTGGGCGGCCTGTCGTTGTGGGTGCGCACCGACGGCACCTCCAGCCTGACCCTGGCCGAAACCGCCGCCCGACACGGTGTACGGGTAGCGGCGGGAACCCACTTCGGCACCGACGGTGCCTTCGAACACCACGTCCGCCTGCCCTACGCCCACGATCCGGCCACGCTGACCGAAGCCATCCGCCGCCTGTCCGCCGCGGTGGCCGAAACCGAACGCACCCGCCCCGCCACCTACGCGGGCTTCTCGGGCGCGGCCATCATGGCCTGA
- a CDS encoding recombinase family protein: MTNPGTTAADGQWIAFLYGRASVDPRRKGRSVNAQMLDNRSICNEQNWAIVAEFRDDDRSASPYAKRARDNYDEMVGRVAAGEASVIVAWEPSRLSRDTESWFVLRRALQNTGTLVCLDGEMYDMRIATQRQRLTREILDSETEADKTQARNARTARQGAAVGAVHGRILYGYRREYDPDTGDLLGQVPDTEPQGTEASKADIVVEIITRVAARESVRSIGMDLDARRLETPGVSERWNLATIRNIARNVAYIGRRVHRGQVVGPAQWPPITDDPTFEATFWAAVAVLADPSRRTQRGTAAVYEFTGIPTCGARVSASADDSEDRVCGGYLYRIPATRPGRAHQYGCRTCHRVAINMDLLDTYATAALLAWLEVPGRAEQVLKVTSEDASVGILAEIARLEAELAQARAMATARTLSVVSLAAAEAGILPALGQARARLSACVPHPGLARVLGPDARARWAEIDDVVERRAIYRAVMDIRVLPIGPGYGGVRSLPKRVEIRWRLGA; this comes from the coding sequence ATGACGAACCCAGGGACCACTGCCGCCGATGGTCAGTGGATTGCCTTCCTCTATGGCCGAGCATCCGTCGACCCGCGCCGCAAGGGTCGATCGGTCAACGCGCAGATGCTGGACAACCGTTCGATCTGCAACGAGCAGAACTGGGCCATCGTTGCGGAGTTCCGTGACGACGATCGTTCTGCGAGTCCGTACGCCAAACGTGCGCGCGACAACTATGACGAGATGGTTGGCCGAGTCGCGGCGGGCGAGGCCAGCGTCATCGTTGCGTGGGAACCGTCCAGGCTCAGCCGCGATACGGAGAGTTGGTTCGTACTGCGGCGCGCCCTCCAGAACACCGGGACCCTCGTCTGCCTCGACGGCGAGATGTACGACATGCGCATCGCCACGCAGCGGCAGCGGCTCACCCGCGAGATCCTGGACTCTGAGACCGAGGCGGATAAAACCCAGGCCAGGAACGCGCGAACTGCCAGGCAAGGCGCCGCCGTCGGAGCTGTGCACGGTCGGATCCTGTACGGGTACCGCCGCGAATACGACCCGGATACGGGCGATCTGCTGGGGCAGGTACCGGACACGGAGCCCCAGGGGACCGAGGCGTCGAAGGCAGACATCGTCGTCGAGATCATCACTCGTGTGGCCGCGCGGGAGTCGGTGCGCTCGATCGGGATGGATCTGGATGCCCGCCGCCTGGAGACGCCGGGTGTGTCCGAACGGTGGAACCTGGCCACCATCCGCAATATCGCGCGGAACGTGGCCTACATCGGTCGGCGGGTGCATCGAGGGCAGGTCGTGGGTCCGGCGCAGTGGCCGCCGATCACCGACGATCCCACATTCGAGGCTACGTTCTGGGCGGCTGTGGCTGTCCTGGCGGACCCGTCCAGGCGGACCCAGCGGGGGACGGCGGCGGTGTACGAGTTCACGGGTATCCCGACGTGCGGAGCGCGGGTCAGTGCGAGCGCCGATGACTCTGAGGACAGGGTCTGTGGGGGGTACCTGTACCGAATCCCGGCGACGCGGCCGGGACGCGCCCACCAATACGGCTGCCGGACGTGCCACAGGGTGGCGATCAATATGGACCTCTTGGACACGTACGCAACAGCGGCGTTGTTGGCGTGGCTGGAGGTTCCGGGTCGAGCCGAGCAGGTACTGAAGGTGACGTCGGAGGATGCGTCAGTAGGGATCCTCGCGGAGATTGCCAGGCTGGAGGCCGAGTTGGCGCAGGCCCGAGCGATGGCCACGGCGCGGACTCTGTCGGTGGTCTCCCTGGCGGCGGCCGAGGCGGGCATCCTGCCTGCGCTGGGTCAGGCCCGCGCACGGCTGAGTGCCTGCGTTCCGCATCCGGGGCTGGCTCGGGTGCTGGGTCCGGATGCACGGGCACGGTGGGCGGAGATCGACGATGTGGTGGAGCGGCGGGCGATCTACCGGGCGGTTATGGATATCAGGGTTCTACCGATCGGCCCGGGGTACGGTGGCGTACGTTCGTTGCCGAAACGCGTGGAAATTCGGTGGCGTCTGGGCGCGTGA
- a CDS encoding winged helix-turn-helix transcriptional regulator, translating into MTTSSPGGRDRRPGERGDLLDPRCPTRRLLDRIGTKWTSMAVKVLAEEAPGELRFAELRRRIPGISQKMLSVTLRSLVRDGLVARRVEPVVPPAVHYRLTELGLSLEGPLRALRVWAETHMAEIDHSNRLADESSPDQRVDRMR; encoded by the coding sequence GTGACCACGTCGAGCCCCGGCGGACGTGACCGGCGACCCGGTGAGCGCGGGGACCTGCTGGATCCGCGCTGCCCGACCCGCCGGTTGCTCGACCGCATCGGCACCAAGTGGACGTCGATGGCGGTCAAGGTGCTGGCCGAGGAGGCTCCGGGTGAGCTGCGGTTCGCGGAACTGCGGCGCCGCATCCCGGGCATCTCACAGAAGATGCTGTCGGTGACCCTGCGCAGCCTGGTCCGCGACGGTCTGGTCGCGCGCCGCGTGGAACCGGTCGTGCCGCCCGCCGTCCACTACCGGCTCACCGAGCTCGGCCTGTCCCTCGAAGGACCGCTCCGCGCCCTACGGGTCTGGGCCGAGACGCACATGGCGGAGATCGATCACAGCAACCGGCTCGCCGACGAGTCATCCCCCGATCAGCGCGTGGATCGAATGCGCTGA
- a CDS encoding DnaB-like helicase N-terminal domain-containing protein, producing MDNVRHLPPPSGDDGAYTREPPHDIGAELALLGLCMYEPAEHATAAGLLGGGDFYRPGHTTIWRTLCALHAQGKPTDGIALADELTRSGDLQRVGGAPYLHTVQAAAAVRGQVEYYAEIITRHSRARDQIMLGMRLLQDGYAPDHDPETAPRLIEAFTADRTARTTTGAIHDRLIDGASFILDIPDQAPVVWGHGDEVLWAEGEALILAGPSGVGKTTLCQQVVLAAIGIRPHALGMPVREAKRVLYLASDRPPQAARSLRRMVGPEHREQLAERLVIWKGPPPADLARFPDTLVQLCRRAGADMVVLDSLKDMAGNLADPEIGSGINSAIQRTLVDGVEVFALHHHRKQGNESKGKEPSSLDELFGSTWITAGAGSVLSLWGAAGDLIVSLKHLKQPAAEVGPYRLRHDHVHGETEIWHQVDAVILMRQTGHQGLTAAQLAVAMFPASQGKPTDAEMQKARRKLDSLVDAGLAERFGGGKGRGNEARFRSLVDENGEIHL from the coding sequence GTGGACAACGTCAGGCACCTGCCGCCCCCGAGCGGCGACGACGGGGCCTACACGCGCGAGCCGCCGCACGACATCGGCGCCGAACTCGCGCTGCTCGGACTCTGCATGTACGAGCCCGCCGAACACGCCACCGCCGCCGGCCTGCTCGGCGGCGGCGACTTCTATCGCCCGGGCCACACCACCATCTGGCGCACCCTGTGCGCCCTCCATGCCCAGGGCAAGCCGACCGACGGCATCGCCCTCGCCGACGAACTGACCCGCTCCGGTGACCTCCAGCGGGTCGGCGGAGCGCCCTACCTCCACACGGTCCAGGCCGCCGCCGCCGTCCGGGGGCAAGTCGAGTACTACGCCGAGATCATCACCCGGCACTCGCGGGCCCGCGACCAGATCATGCTCGGCATGCGGCTGCTGCAGGACGGCTACGCACCGGACCACGACCCGGAGACCGCGCCGCGCCTGATCGAGGCGTTCACTGCCGATCGCACGGCGCGCACGACCACCGGCGCCATCCACGACCGGCTCATCGACGGCGCCTCGTTCATCCTCGACATCCCCGACCAGGCCCCCGTCGTCTGGGGCCACGGCGACGAAGTCCTGTGGGCCGAAGGGGAGGCGCTGATCCTGGCCGGCCCATCCGGCGTCGGCAAGACGACGCTGTGCCAGCAGGTCGTCCTCGCGGCGATCGGTATCCGCCCGCACGCGCTGGGCATGCCCGTCCGTGAGGCGAAGCGTGTGCTGTACCTGGCCAGCGACCGCCCACCGCAGGCCGCCCGGTCCCTCCGGCGCATGGTCGGACCCGAGCACCGCGAGCAACTGGCCGAGCGTCTGGTCATCTGGAAGGGCCCGCCGCCGGCGGACCTCGCGCGGTTCCCCGACACCCTGGTCCAGCTCTGCCGCCGGGCCGGGGCGGACATGGTCGTCCTCGACTCGCTCAAGGACATGGCCGGCAACCTCGCGGACCCGGAGATCGGATCGGGCATCAACTCGGCGATCCAGCGGACCCTGGTCGACGGGGTCGAGGTGTTCGCGCTCCACCACCACCGCAAGCAGGGCAACGAGTCCAAGGGCAAGGAACCCTCGTCGCTGGACGAGCTGTTCGGGTCCACCTGGATCACCGCCGGCGCCGGGTCGGTCCTCAGCCTGTGGGGAGCCGCGGGCGACCTCATCGTCAGCCTCAAGCACCTCAAGCAGCCCGCCGCCGAAGTCGGCCCGTACCGGCTGCGGCACGACCACGTGCACGGCGAGACCGAGATCTGGCACCAGGTCGACGCGGTCATCCTCATGCGGCAGACCGGCCATCAGGGCCTGACGGCGGCTCAGCTCGCCGTCGCGATGTTCCCGGCGTCCCAAGGCAAGCCGACCGACGCGGAGATGCAGAAGGCCCGCCGCAAGCTCGACAGCCTCGTTGACGCGGGTCTCGCGGAGCGGTTCGGCGGCGGCAAGGGGCGGGGGAACGAGGCCCGATTCCGGTCGCTGGTCGACGAGAACGGCGAGATCCACCTGTGA
- a CDS encoding YqaJ viral recombinase family protein, whose product MTATLVTPTGRLVLDADADRETWLDARRAGLGSSDIPAVLRVGYKKKSPLRLYYDKRGLLPHDTEFSEPAHFGTIFEQPLALDWARRKRTVVERVGLIANTSEPWMLATLDRLCRECPDNREQRSLCALEVKCRNAFVAKLWRKGPPDDVLAQTLWQILVTGLDHVHVMCLIGGNDPRLYTVRRADHAQLVEYIQREAAALWHDHIQAGHPPAASEDDDPDGLVELYQRLHPDRSGVVRLDRDLDAQDVVGDYLDAVAAKAAAERNRKRALARMLATLGGAQAAVVNDNLYYSVESSSKEHVDMDVLREFPDAWAACVTDRPQDRINIPQSVRREHVA is encoded by the coding sequence ATGACCGCCACGCTGGTCACCCCGACCGGGCGCCTGGTCCTCGACGCCGACGCCGACCGCGAAACGTGGCTCGACGCCCGCCGGGCCGGGCTGGGGTCCAGCGACATCCCGGCCGTCCTCCGCGTCGGATACAAGAAGAAATCCCCGCTGAGGCTCTACTACGACAAGCGCGGACTCCTGCCCCACGACACCGAGTTCAGCGAGCCCGCCCACTTCGGCACGATCTTCGAACAGCCCCTCGCGCTGGACTGGGCCCGCCGCAAGCGCACCGTCGTCGAGCGCGTCGGCCTGATCGCGAACACGTCCGAACCGTGGATGCTCGCGACCCTGGACCGGCTGTGCCGCGAATGCCCCGACAACCGCGAGCAACGCTCGCTGTGCGCACTCGAAGTGAAGTGCCGCAACGCGTTCGTCGCGAAGCTGTGGCGCAAGGGGCCGCCGGACGACGTCCTCGCGCAAACCCTGTGGCAGATCCTTGTCACCGGCCTGGACCACGTCCACGTGATGTGCCTGATCGGCGGCAACGACCCGCGCTTGTACACCGTCCGTCGGGCGGATCACGCGCAGCTCGTCGAGTACATCCAGCGTGAGGCCGCGGCGCTGTGGCACGACCACATCCAGGCTGGCCACCCGCCGGCCGCGTCGGAGGACGACGACCCGGACGGCCTGGTCGAGCTGTACCAGCGGCTCCACCCGGACCGGTCCGGCGTGGTGCGGCTGGACCGCGACCTCGACGCCCAGGACGTGGTGGGCGACTACCTCGACGCGGTCGCCGCCAAGGCCGCCGCCGAGAGGAACCGCAAGCGCGCGCTGGCGCGGATGCTGGCCACCCTCGGCGGCGCGCAGGCGGCGGTTGTAAACGACAACCTCTATTACTCCGTCGAGTCCAGCTCCAAGGAGCACGTCGACATGGACGTGCTGCGCGAGTTCCCCGACGCCTGGGCGGCGTGCGTGACGGACCGACCGCAGGACCGGATCAACATCCCGCAATCGGTGCGCAGGGAGCACGTGGCATGA
- a CDS encoding helix-turn-helix domain-containing protein, with protein sequence MTTPPPQLPEGALIERAQGRHTPRLSNRKAAELAGISEGRWRHIVKGYQTVQAGMHARVVAPAETLARMAHAAGATPAELRAANRSDAAEAYERLLGLGEHSPPIEIHPLADDPAWREFELLVQGTPPTMRAAALRIATAAVEAAKAELTHSNGPTDEPQ encoded by the coding sequence ATGACGACGCCGCCGCCGCAACTCCCGGAGGGTGCCCTCATCGAGCGCGCCCAGGGCAGACACACCCCGCGCCTGTCCAACCGGAAGGCGGCCGAATTGGCCGGCATTTCTGAGGGACGCTGGCGCCACATCGTGAAGGGCTACCAGACGGTTCAGGCCGGCATGCATGCCAGAGTCGTCGCGCCAGCCGAGACCCTCGCGCGCATGGCACACGCCGCAGGCGCTACGCCAGCGGAGCTGCGTGCAGCCAACCGGAGCGATGCAGCCGAGGCGTACGAACGGCTGCTCGGTCTCGGGGAACATTCACCACCGATCGAGATCCATCCATTGGCAGACGATCCGGCCTGGCGGGAGTTCGAGCTACTCGTTCAAGGCACCCCGCCGACCATGCGCGCTGCGGCGTTGCGGATCGCCACCGCCGCCGTTGAGGCAGCGAAGGCCGAACTCACTCACTCGAATGGCCCAACCGACGAGCCGCAATAA
- a CDS encoding helix-turn-helix domain-containing protein, giving the protein MTSAHRVPRKSGAPLHQAPHAVRLAREATGLNQREMAAQLGISRQLMNDIENGHRSAQPAVLERIAAIASVDVDTLKASKAGPMCVVCAAVIAEVSA; this is encoded by the coding sequence ATGACCAGCGCACACAGGGTCCCGCGAAAGAGCGGTGCGCCCCTTCACCAGGCACCCCACGCGGTCCGGTTGGCGCGAGAGGCGACCGGCCTCAACCAGCGTGAGATGGCCGCACAGCTCGGTATCAGCCGTCAGCTCATGAACGACATCGAGAACGGTCACCGATCCGCGCAACCTGCGGTCCTCGAGCGCATCGCGGCCATCGCGTCCGTCGACGTCGACACCCTGAAGGCCAGCAAGGCCGGTCCGATGTGCGTCGTCTGCGCCGCCGTCATTGCGGAAGTGTCCGCCTGA
- a CDS encoding alpha/beta fold hydrolase encodes MPELRRVLANGVELNVALSGSGPAVLLLHGFPHTWELWTDVMADLSDRYRVIAPDLRGFGASGPAASGYDAGTLAEDAAALLTVLGVSSAAVVGIDAGTPPAFLLAMRRPDLVRRLVVMESLLGRLPGAEDFLAGGPPWWFGFHSAAPGLAETVLAGREAAYVDWFLNAGTLGDGVRPALRDAFVRAYTGREALSRAFSYYRALPESAVQIEQAVAAARLTVPTMALGARPVGPALERQLRPIADDLTGHVIEDCGHIIPLHRPHALLTLLRPFLAGEDTQAA; translated from the coding sequence ATGCCCGAACTGCGACGCGTCCTCGCCAACGGTGTCGAACTGAACGTCGCCCTCTCCGGATCGGGCCCGGCCGTGCTGCTGCTGCACGGCTTCCCGCACACCTGGGAGCTGTGGACGGACGTCATGGCCGATCTGTCCGACCGTTACCGCGTCATCGCACCGGACCTGCGCGGGTTCGGCGCGAGCGGCCCGGCCGCCTCCGGGTACGACGCGGGCACCCTGGCCGAGGACGCCGCGGCGCTTCTCACCGTGCTCGGCGTGTCCTCGGCCGCGGTGGTGGGCATCGACGCGGGCACCCCGCCGGCCTTCCTCCTCGCCATGCGCCGCCCCGACCTCGTCCGGCGCCTGGTCGTCATGGAGTCCCTTCTGGGCAGGCTGCCCGGCGCCGAGGACTTCCTCGCCGGCGGGCCGCCGTGGTGGTTCGGCTTCCACTCCGCCGCGCCCGGCCTCGCCGAAACCGTCTTGGCGGGCCGCGAAGCCGCCTACGTCGACTGGTTCTTGAACGCCGGCACGCTCGGCGACGGTGTGCGCCCCGCCCTGCGGGACGCGTTCGTCCGCGCGTACACCGGCCGCGAGGCGTTGAGCCGCGCGTTCTCGTACTACCGGGCCCTGCCCGAGAGCGCGGTACAGATCGAGCAGGCGGTCGCCGCCGCCCGCCTGACGGTGCCGACGATGGCGCTGGGCGCCCGGCCCGTCGGTCCTGCGCTGGAGCGCCAACTCCGCCCGATCGCCGACGATCTCACCGGACATGTCATCGAGGACTGCGGCCACATCATCCCGCTGCACCGGCCGCACGCCCTGCTCACCCTGCTGCGTCCGTTCCTGGCCGGCGAGGACACGCAGGCAGCGTGA
- a CDS encoding YczE/YyaS/YitT family protein translates to MALMIRAELGLDPWDVFHQGLAERTGWSFGVVTIVVGAAVLLLWLPMRQRPGLGTVSNVVVIGLAVDASLRWLPAPDAWAWRAAFLVSGVVLNAVAGGAYIGARLGPGPRDGLMTGMVRRTGRSVRLIRTSIEVAVLAVGFVLGGSVGLGTVLYALTIGPLVQVFLPLLTVPERATGRTVAAGGSDSGEPAERAPGSSGTPAPTPAG, encoded by the coding sequence ATGGCGTTGATGATTCGGGCCGAGTTGGGCCTGGATCCGTGGGACGTGTTCCATCAGGGCCTCGCCGAGCGCACCGGGTGGAGCTTCGGCGTGGTGACGATCGTGGTGGGCGCCGCGGTCCTGCTGCTGTGGTTGCCGATGCGGCAGCGTCCGGGGCTCGGCACGGTGAGCAACGTGGTGGTGATCGGCCTCGCGGTGGACGCCTCGCTGCGGTGGTTGCCCGCCCCCGACGCGTGGGCTTGGCGCGCGGCCTTCCTGGTCTCGGGTGTGGTGCTGAACGCGGTGGCCGGCGGCGCGTACATCGGTGCCCGGCTCGGGCCGGGGCCGCGCGACGGCCTGATGACGGGGATGGTGCGGCGGACCGGGCGTTCGGTGCGGTTGATCCGGACGAGCATCGAGGTCGCGGTCCTGGCGGTGGGCTTCGTGCTCGGCGGCTCGGTCGGGTTGGGCACGGTCTTGTACGCGCTCACGATCGGCCCGTTGGTGCAGGTCTTCCTGCCGCTGCTGACCGTGCCGGAGCGCGCGACGGGTCGCACGGTCGCGGCGGGCGGATCCGATTCGGGCGAACCGGCCGAGCGGGCGCCGGGGTCGTCGGGGACCCCGGCGCCGACGCCGGCCGGCTGA
- a CDS encoding ERF family protein, with amino-acid sequence MSMSLTERAAAAAAGAGDTPAETPQEAPQFDSPAADVDMSTYEVGDQDPEMVPVHLAWLRVRRDVGAIGKGELYSGGGTRFNFRGFDTVVNVYGPVTLKHGVSIFPVHVAAEYRDTTSSRNTRMHECTVTVTWCVMGPMGDCLPPLQTCGEALDAADKATAKAQSVAMRELLTKGGLVPTHDADPDSSYIERGEAAARSAESYRDEQLDPKTSPERLDQIRMELRSLGMLNARVMNETGDQETLDSIGGRMYTDRTGGAQ; translated from the coding sequence ATGAGCATGAGCCTGACCGAACGCGCGGCGGCGGCTGCTGCCGGTGCCGGCGACACCCCGGCCGAAACCCCCCAGGAGGCCCCGCAGTTCGACAGCCCGGCTGCCGACGTCGACATGAGCACGTACGAAGTCGGGGACCAGGACCCGGAGATGGTCCCCGTTCACCTCGCGTGGCTGCGCGTGCGCCGCGACGTGGGAGCCATCGGCAAGGGCGAGCTGTACAGCGGCGGCGGCACGCGCTTCAACTTCCGAGGCTTCGACACCGTCGTGAACGTGTACGGGCCTGTCACCCTCAAGCACGGCGTGAGCATCTTCCCGGTGCACGTCGCCGCCGAATACCGCGACACCACCAGCAGCCGCAACACCCGCATGCACGAGTGCACCGTCACGGTCACCTGGTGCGTGATGGGCCCGATGGGCGACTGCCTGCCTCCGCTCCAGACCTGCGGCGAGGCGTTGGATGCCGCTGACAAAGCCACAGCCAAGGCCCAGTCCGTCGCGATGCGCGAGCTGCTGACCAAAGGCGGGCTGGTGCCGACGCACGATGCGGACCCGGACAGCTCCTACATCGAGCGCGGCGAGGCGGCGGCCCGGTCGGCCGAGTCCTACCGGGACGAGCAGCTCGATCCGAAGACCTCGCCCGAGCGGCTGGATCAGATCCGGATGGAGTTGCGCAGCCTCGGCATGCTCAACGCGCGGGTCATGAACGAAACCGGCGACCAGGAGACTTTGGACTCGATCGGCGGCCGGATGTACACGGACCGCACCGGCGGTGCCCAGTGA